One Paenibacillus riograndensis SBR5 DNA segment encodes these proteins:
- a CDS encoding HAD family hydrolase, whose product MNNAVVFDFDGVIIDSLEVQRKAFFESFRLVSDGPLPSFEEFLGHSGDSIPNIFTKMGLSLDMTEHYRRIARENIHLIQIIDGMEELLRYIKDAGWLCGLCTGKDRPRTLLTLGEHGLAGYFDAVVCSDDVTHPKPHPESLLCTIDQLHTTVEHSVFVGDGKNDIICAREAKMRSIAVAWGHNPVEILRQEAPSYVAYNVEELRHGLQALFLHTEVSL is encoded by the coding sequence ATGAATAACGCAGTAGTATTTGACTTCGATGGAGTAATTATTGATTCACTGGAAGTACAGCGTAAAGCCTTTTTTGAGAGCTTCCGGCTGGTTTCCGATGGTCCGCTCCCCTCTTTTGAGGAATTCCTTGGGCACAGCGGGGATTCCATCCCCAACATTTTTACCAAGATGGGCCTGTCGCTTGACATGACCGAGCATTACCGGAGGATTGCCAGAGAAAATATTCATCTGATTCAAATCATAGACGGCATGGAGGAACTGCTCCGATACATCAAGGATGCGGGCTGGCTCTGCGGCCTTTGCACGGGAAAGGACCGCCCCCGGACTCTGCTCACGCTGGGAGAACACGGACTGGCCGGCTATTTTGATGCAGTGGTTTGTTCCGATGATGTCACCCACCCCAAACCGCACCCGGAGAGCCTGCTGTGTACGATCGATCAATTGCATACGACAGTGGAGCATTCGGTTTTTGTGGGCGATGGCAAGAACGATATCATTTGTGCGCGTGAGGCGAAGATGAGAAGCATAGCCGTTGCCTGGGGACATAATCCGGTAGAAATTCTCCGGCAGGAAGCCCCCAGTTATGTCGCGTATAACGTGGAGGAACTGCGCCATGGGCTGCAGGCTCTTTTTCTGCACACCGAAGTTTCATTATAA
- a CDS encoding SDR family NAD(P)-dependent oxidoreductase: MLDDDAMQSKIAIIGLACRVPGADTPAAFWHQIVNGVESIRTFKDEELTASGISADILNHPQYVKRGAVIENADCFDAGFFRYTAKDAEITDPQHRAFLECAWEALEDAGCVQDLEKYPVGVYASSCISSYVLNLYSDPELMGRLGHVQIGIGNEKDFLASKVSYKLGLRGPSVNVQTACSSSLVAVHMASQSLLNGECDLALAGGVTIRSEQRAGYMYQKEGMVSPDGHCRVFDKDSKGTVFGNGLGIVVLKRLADAVRDRDNIQAVICGTAVNNDGDHKIGFTAPSPVGQAQVIHEALSVAGVAPREISYIETHGTGTELGDAIEIKALKEVFQAETGPAQFCAIGSVKPNIGHLDTAAGIIGLIKTTLAMKNQVIPVCINHETPDPKLSLEDSPFYVNTASRPWKEVSAAPKAGVSSFGIGGTNAHIILEEAPSIASDASAKQNHVFLFSAKTLKSLEDTCRNMADFFGNHSTLHPADVAYTLQTGRKHFPYRKMVVSSSLEEAAQWLRTGSSQTECKGREEVPVAFFFPAEQRDMLRIGYELYQKETRFASIIDTYLSNERILHTLAGLDLQQILAGSRHGNQERLYTVLGQFIYQCALADYLVTLGIRKEVLIAEGNGVLPAVYVSGALSMNDLIRIILIRQTWLNAAGEQQSLLAIELASLLKILPVQTPEAEMLAGGLRVSEEMLRDEEFWLSCGPASDWPQAPSLPEQENRLLIKIGMESGTDGALKGMGVVSLLRQQAYDEPADFIFYSKLGEIWTEGGTVDWQPFYFQESRKRVTLPAYAFDRQRYWHERKEQAPQTVPRKKTPEQWLYRPVWKQYYASPDYRLEDRGPDTFLLFIDDSGLGEGIQEALSAKGNRVCTVKMGAGFGRIHRDQYEIDPDNAEHYLQVFRQVFQTGHPVWKIVHMWSSREYMPDSGGFYSLLHMGKSFGMIGIHQQIQLTVVTSAFQSVMGNEVLTPSNAAATGAVHVIQQELQNVRTALIELAGEDTGKYDQAALELLLEEFIKPGPERFLAVRGRRKWVRAFEPMQMDHPADLKQKRDGVHVILGGLGGIGLTAAQALAEQGAGTLILTGRTSFPPEAEWQERLALYPGNDIINQKIRKIIELQEQGAQVYLYQVQVSDEKRMNGLFTSIEHTHGKIQGVIYSAGTVVSDFFHNSISGITREMCEAEFEAKIRGLIILERMIRGKDIEYCMVNSSISTILGGIGLAAYTAANQFMDSFVQMMNQQQNRTRWMAVDWDAWNFSASDKAGGTAANERLDQFIHPAEGGAVIKALFQVMNKTEHIVVSTTELEPRLALWVNHSRNNEPGSQRESRKELSIEQLLQERIREATGLSGMGADENFFDAGITSIDIVGMNDSIQQHINRPILISSWYEYPTIKKLAGYLQGEEKEARSTQAFDRTEIVNKGMDKLKMLRNKGRELQNG, translated from the coding sequence TTGTTGGATGATGACGCGATGCAGTCAAAAATTGCAATCATAGGCCTGGCCTGCCGTGTTCCCGGAGCCGATACTCCCGCAGCCTTTTGGCATCAGATTGTAAACGGGGTTGAATCCATCAGGACCTTCAAGGATGAGGAACTGACCGCAAGCGGTATTTCAGCGGATATTCTGAACCATCCCCAGTACGTGAAGCGGGGCGCGGTTATCGAGAATGCCGACTGCTTTGATGCCGGCTTCTTCCGCTATACGGCAAAGGATGCGGAAATTACCGATCCCCAACACCGGGCGTTTCTGGAGTGTGCCTGGGAGGCGCTGGAGGATGCCGGATGTGTGCAGGACCTGGAAAAATATCCGGTGGGGGTATATGCCAGTTCATGTATCAGCTCCTACGTGCTGAATCTGTATTCCGATCCCGAATTGATGGGCAGGCTTGGGCATGTGCAAATTGGAATCGGCAATGAAAAAGACTTCTTAGCGTCAAAAGTCTCGTATAAGCTGGGACTCCGCGGCCCTTCCGTCAATGTCCAAACCGCCTGCTCATCCTCTTTGGTAGCGGTTCATATGGCCAGTCAAAGCCTGCTGAACGGGGAGTGTGATCTCGCCTTGGCCGGCGGGGTCACCATCCGGAGCGAGCAAAGGGCCGGCTACATGTATCAAAAGGAAGGCATGGTTTCGCCGGATGGGCATTGCCGTGTGTTTGATAAGGATTCCAAGGGGACTGTATTCGGGAATGGCCTCGGAATCGTTGTGTTAAAGCGGTTGGCGGACGCAGTCCGGGACCGGGATAACATTCAGGCGGTGATCTGCGGCACGGCCGTCAACAACGACGGTGATCACAAGATTGGTTTTACTGCGCCAAGTCCGGTGGGACAGGCTCAAGTGATTCATGAGGCACTCAGTGTTGCTGGTGTTGCCCCCCGGGAGATCAGCTACATTGAAACCCACGGGACCGGGACGGAACTGGGGGATGCCATTGAGATCAAGGCGCTTAAGGAAGTATTTCAGGCCGAAACGGGTCCGGCGCAGTTTTGCGCAATTGGTTCAGTCAAACCGAATATAGGCCATCTCGATACGGCTGCAGGCATCATCGGGCTGATAAAAACTACGCTGGCTATGAAGAACCAGGTGATCCCTGTATGCATCAACCATGAAACGCCCGATCCGAAGCTCTCCCTGGAGGATAGCCCTTTTTATGTGAATACAGCATCGCGGCCCTGGAAAGAGGTAAGTGCTGCACCCAAGGCAGGAGTAAGCTCTTTTGGCATTGGAGGAACCAATGCCCATATTATTCTTGAAGAGGCGCCTTCCATAGCTTCAGATGCTTCCGCCAAACAGAACCATGTCTTTTTGTTTTCGGCCAAAACGCTGAAGTCTTTGGAGGATACCTGCAGAAACATGGCTGATTTTTTCGGCAATCACTCCACCCTTCATCCTGCCGATGTTGCTTATACGCTGCAAACCGGCCGCAAGCATTTTCCCTACCGCAAAATGGTCGTCAGTTCCTCGCTCGAAGAGGCAGCACAATGGCTCAGGACCGGCTCAAGCCAAACGGAATGCAAGGGGAGGGAAGAGGTGCCTGTAGCTTTTTTCTTTCCGGCAGAGCAGCGGGATATGTTAAGGATTGGTTATGAATTATATCAAAAAGAAACACGTTTTGCGTCTATCATAGATACGTATCTTAGTAATGAGCGTATTCTTCACACGCTGGCCGGGCTGGATTTGCAGCAAATCCTGGCAGGTTCCCGCCATGGAAACCAGGAACGCCTGTATACGGTGCTGGGCCAGTTTATCTATCAATGTGCGCTTGCCGATTATCTGGTTACATTGGGTATCCGGAAGGAAGTGCTTATTGCAGAGGGAAATGGAGTGCTCCCGGCGGTATATGTCTCCGGAGCGCTCAGCATGAATGACCTGATCCGAATCATCCTGATCAGGCAGACATGGCTTAATGCAGCAGGAGAGCAACAATCCCTGCTTGCAATAGAGCTGGCTTCTTTGCTGAAGATTCTGCCCGTCCAGACTCCGGAAGCGGAAATGCTCGCCGGTGGACTTCGGGTAAGCGAAGAAATGCTCCGCGACGAGGAATTTTGGCTGTCCTGCGGACCAGCCTCCGATTGGCCTCAAGCGCCCAGTCTGCCGGAGCAAGAGAACCGGCTGCTTATTAAGATAGGCATGGAAAGCGGGACAGACGGGGCATTGAAGGGTATGGGCGTCGTTTCTTTACTGCGTCAACAAGCTTATGATGAACCGGCTGATTTTATCTTTTATAGTAAATTAGGAGAAATATGGACGGAAGGCGGAACAGTAGACTGGCAGCCGTTCTATTTCCAGGAGAGCAGAAAGCGCGTCACACTCCCTGCTTATGCTTTTGACAGGCAGCGGTATTGGCATGAAAGGAAAGAACAAGCCCCTCAAACCGTTCCGCGAAAAAAAACGCCCGAGCAGTGGTTGTACCGTCCGGTCTGGAAACAGTATTATGCCTCACCGGACTACAGGCTGGAGGATAGAGGGCCGGACACATTCCTGTTGTTTATAGATGACAGCGGATTAGGGGAAGGGATACAGGAAGCCCTGTCAGCCAAAGGGAACAGAGTGTGTACGGTGAAGATGGGGGCCGGTTTTGGCCGGATTCACCGGGATCAATACGAAATTGATCCGGACAATGCAGAGCATTACCTCCAGGTGTTCCGGCAGGTATTTCAGACGGGTCATCCCGTATGGAAAATCGTTCATATGTGGAGCAGCCGGGAATACATGCCGGACTCCGGAGGTTTTTACAGCCTGCTGCATATGGGCAAGTCCTTTGGCATGATCGGGATTCACCAGCAGATCCAACTGACGGTCGTAACTTCCGCTTTTCAATCCGTTATGGGGAATGAAGTCCTGACCCCGTCAAATGCAGCCGCAACCGGTGCAGTACATGTGATTCAGCAGGAATTACAAAATGTTCGCACAGCATTAATAGAGCTGGCCGGGGAAGATACCGGCAAGTATGATCAAGCTGCCTTGGAGCTTCTGCTTGAAGAGTTCATCAAGCCCGGCCCGGAAAGATTCCTGGCGGTTCGGGGCAGACGGAAATGGGTTCGCGCTTTTGAGCCCATGCAGATGGATCATCCGGCAGATTTGAAGCAGAAGCGGGACGGGGTACATGTGATTCTTGGAGGATTAGGCGGTATTGGCCTGACTGCGGCACAGGCTTTGGCCGAACAAGGTGCGGGAACCCTTATCCTGACGGGAAGAACCAGCTTCCCTCCAGAAGCGGAGTGGCAAGAACGGCTTGCCCTGTATCCCGGGAACGACATCATCAATCAAAAAATCCGCAAAATAATAGAACTTCAGGAACAGGGAGCCCAGGTATATCTTTATCAAGTGCAGGTAAGCGATGAGAAGCGGATGAACGGACTGTTTACAAGCATAGAGCATACACACGGCAAAATACAGGGAGTCATCTATTCGGCAGGTACGGTCGTAAGCGATTTCTTCCACAACTCCATATCGGGCATTACCCGGGAAATGTGCGAAGCTGAGTTTGAGGCGAAGATAAGGGGACTTATCATTCTGGAGCGGATGATCCGCGGGAAAGACATAGAATACTGCATGGTCAATTCATCGATTTCCACGATTCTCGGCGGAATCGGTTTAGCCGCCTATACGGCTGCCAACCAGTTCATGGATAGCTTTGTTCAGATGATGAACCAGCAGCAGAACCGGACCAGGTGGATGGCTGTGGATTGGGATGCATGGAACTTTTCAGCTTCTGACAAGGCGGGCGGCACAGCCGCCAATGAACGCCTGGATCAGTTTATTCATCCGGCGGAAGGCGGAGCGGTTATAAAAGCCCTGTTCCAGGTTATGAACAAGACGGAACATATTGTGGTTTCGACTACGGAGCTTGAACCCAGGCTCGCTTTGTGGGTGAACCATTCGCGGAATAACGAACCGGGCAGCCAACGGGAAAGCCGCAAGGAGCTGTCCATCGAACAGCTGCTGCAAGAGAGGATCAGGGAAGCAACAGGCCTTTCCGGCATGGGTGCAGACGAGAACTTTTTTGATGCAGGGATTACCTCTATCGACATTGTAGGCATGAATGACTCCATCCAGCAGCATATCAACAGACCCATTCTGATTTCCTCCTGGTATGAATATCCGACGATCAAGAAACTGGCGGGTTATTTGCAGGGCGAAGAAAAGGAAGCGCGCAGTACTCAGGCGTTTGACCGCACCGAAATCGTCAATAAAGGGATGGATAAACTAAAAATGCTGCGGAACAAAGGAAGGGAGCTGCAAAATGGCTGA